One Elaeis guineensis isolate ETL-2024a chromosome 10, EG11, whole genome shotgun sequence genomic window carries:
- the LOC105053363 gene encoding uncharacterized protein: METLVVVAQHRNQYCTRAKSQMSDRFGASPSGGFKGINCRTFQSGAGIWPPPPSFSSASEPRSPCFYSEPSKQSRRSKPILISPSPPPKGASFHDELSYSELWAGPAYSNSPPPSSLPIPKFSLRQKRSISLELPGPPSEITLHPLSKSAPSSPTRKSGSSDDDFFLSTTAATENLRRILHLDIADD; the protein is encoded by the coding sequence ATGGAGACACTGGTTGTTGTTGCTCAGCATCGGAATCAATATTGCACCAGGGCCAAATCTCAGATGTCCGATAGGTTCGGCGCTTCTCCTTCCGGAGGCTTCAAAGGGATCAATTGCCGGACTTTCCAGTCCGGTGCCGGTATTTGGCCGCCTCCACCCTCGTTTTCCAGCGCCTCCGAGCCGAGATCGCCGTGCTTTTACTCTGAACCATCCAAACAAAGTAGAAGAAGCAAACCCATTCTGATAAGTCCTTCACCACCTCCAAAAGGAGCAAGCTTCCATGATGAACTCTCTTACTCTGAGCTCTGGGCAGGGCCAGCTTACTCAAATTCACCCCCTCCGAGTTCTCTACCCATCCCAAAATTTTCCCTTCGCCAGAAACGAAGCATCTCTCTTGAATTGCCAGGTCCTCCGTCTGAAATCACTCTCCATCCGTTGTCCAAGTCGGCACCTTCTTCTCCCACCAGAAAATCTGGTTCATCTGACGATGACTTCTTTCTCAGCACCACCGCAGCTACGGAGAATTTGAGACGGATTCTCCATTTGGATATCGCTGATGACTGA